The DNA region TATATGTGTCCATGTTATAACGGGAGCATCCATGGTGAAAATTCATCCAAAAACGCACTTTAAAGTTTCCAAAGGAAATGAAACTTCATACATCCAAACTTCGCACTTTGGTTGAATTTTCACAGTTTTCAATCGCCCCGTTTTCACTAGAGATGTTCCCGTATTATAACATCTCCATGTCAGCCTAACTACTTTGTCCTGATCAGCCGCCTCCAGGATCGGAACACGTAAAGTACTTGGCCGAAACTACCTGAAACAAGTTATTATACTGATAGCTTTTGCACCCTGAGCCCTTTGAAGCCTACAAATACTGACCCACACATCTAGTGCTCCCCTGATCGAACATCAACACGCTCATGCCTTCGCTTTTCCACCCGCACATCGCACACTGAACCTATGTGTCTCCCACTCGGCCATTAGCGTCCTGCTGCGCTAAAATATTTGCAAACGGCGATGGAAAGCCACGCAACCGTCCTTATTTTACTCGTCGCCGACGTGATCGTGTCTGATTTATACGAGGCCACGATGATCGGGGTGTTCGCTCGTGGTGGTGCGCTGCCTTTTCGCGAGTACTTGGATTCGAAAACGTGCATCGCGACTGATATGGAAGATTAAATTTGCTTAGGTTTTTGATACGGTGGTAGGGGTGCTTTAGTGATGGCTTCCCCTGTCCTGGCCTATTCTATCGCCACTGCCCTCCTTGAGGGGCGCTTTGGGGACAAGAGCTGCCTCCTTGTCGATGGAGCAAGTGCTAGCTAGGGCGTGCAAAAGACAGGCCGCCATACGTGAGACGCTCCTTAGTTTTTGGCAGCAAAAGGCTCATCAGAGCTGTGAACATTGTGGCGATTAATAGAATAATGTGTGCATTTGTCACGCTTTATTTGACAATCATGCTGCACTGGGATCCTTGGGGTTGTTTTGTTCAATTCTCAAGGCGATCCACCGCTCACCCTCGCTACTTGTAGTTCCACCACCAAAGAAGGATGCTACATCGTAACTCTAAGAGGCACAAATTCCAGAGCACCGTCCACCTAGCTAGATACACATGTCTCTGGGACCTCCTCTGCGACCCGGCTGTGGCTGCCATTTTCAGTTTGTTTGAGCAGGCCAGGAGAGAGAGCAGAGAAGCACTTGTCGAGACAGAGTTGGAGAACTTAAGGCACGGAGATAATCATTTCAGGTGAGATTTAACTGGCCACTAACAGGCTTTGCACGTGAGCTTACGTACAGGTACAGATCAAACGAACGAACGTTTCACCATCGTTGCGCACAGCATGTGGACGGCCGGTCTCCGCCTCTTGTTACTACTGCCTGTACTGCGTGCTTATCCTCGTCCAAGTCGTGGAAACCCACCCATCTATCGTATCAGGCGTCTCCGCGCGTCCTCCTCCTATGACAGTACGACGAACAATGACAGGCCGTGGAAGAGAACAAAACCGCCGCTCAGATCATCATTCCCATCGGCTAAACGTGCGTTGCCGCGCCGGGGCCGGAACGATGACCGCCGCGCGCCGGCGGTTTTCCAGACGCTGGAGCCAAAAGAGAGCTCAGAACCACGTACCCCACCGCactcctcgcgcgcgcgcgcgggggcgcaTGGGAATCGCGGCGCCCGCCCTGACGGGCGGGTTCCGTGCATCGCGGCGGTGGGGATGCTGGTGGTGTCACGTCCCGGCTCACGGCGGCTGGTGGATGGAGCGTTTCTTTCCTACGCCCGTGCGTACGCCCGGACCGCGGTGTACGTAGGGCATATTGGGCCGGAACGACTAAGATGATCCAGAGAGGACGATGATGATTTGTACTGTAGTTTGCGCAGTATGCGATCGATGAGGATTCATTCACGGTCGAATAGGAATTAGGAGCGCGAGATTAAAATATCACAGTGCAGTTTGTGAAGTCAATGAATACACGCTCTCGTGCTGCATAAATCAAATTGGCGAACTTGGACCAGTAAAGAGCACATggatatataaatatattagTTATAGCAAATAAATTGACcttatatttttttaaagaTTTTCTTAACGCTTCAGCGTATACGTACTCTAAATTAAATTGGTGGACAAATGCTGAGTCATAATGGGCTAGCAATCTATGGACTAGCAACTTCATACCCGGATTTGAATTCTCAACTCATTTTTTTCTGAATTTATTCTAGAAATTTCTAAAAGTTTCGTAGGTTGTTTTTATTATATTTTACTTACAGGAGTAGGCGGTCGGAATAGCAAAGAGGAGGTTGCTATAGGGAGCGGATAGGATAGGGTCTTACCGGAAGGCAAGTCGTCAGTGTAGAACTTTAGCGAGACCCCTAGCCGCTATAGACATGTCTGGGCTGCAGTGGGGGTACTGCATTGATGGAAGAAGATCACGTACCACAACCATCCGATCCTGAtcgaaggaaaaaaaaactcgGGTGATTTTTATAGTTTTTTTAAAAGGAAAAAGACCTGGAAAACGGTTATACAAGAACGAAGAACTGCAAAATGCGCAAGATTCAGTGTACTGATCAATGGTCACGGGATGTTGTATGCATCTGCGGTTGGGCTCGCATGAGGACAGCGATCGACATGGCAAAAAAATTGAGGCAGCAGACCGCGCCGAGCTGCAAGTGGCCGCGGCCCTCAGCCGCAGTCGGGGGTCAACGGGCACGCCCGTCCACCTCAGCTAACGCTCTGACCTCCATCCGCACGACGCTACCCAACAAGCACCCAGCTCCGCAACCACGAAACGGCGCGTCGAACCAAAACCGTGGACTCCCCTCTGACCGATGCATCCCCGTTTGTTTAATTTAAACCCCAATTTAACAATTCGAATTCAGATCACGCACAAAATCCAAATCCAGGGAAACATTACAAAACCGCTGCTTAGCTTAGCTAGCAGCCTGGACGAATCCAAATGCTCAATCCAGATCAACGATTCAATAatgccgcagccgcagcctgTCATCCGAGATGAATACCCCCGCCCGGCATGTGTTGAAAACCGGGCGCATAAGAATCCAGCCGAAGTGGCCGAGATTTTCAAACCCCGGCGTGGAATCCGACCGCACCGCCGGCCCGGCCTCCCTCTCTGCAACCAGTTTTTTTTTTCCCCGTGCTTGTTATACAAGCGTCAACTTGCATCGGCGGTTTTAAATTAAATTATTTCACACAGCGCATTCAGCAGAGGACTTCGCAGCAGCTCGATGGCTCACTTGGGGGAGTTGACTCGTGCGGAATTCCGTCTGATAATAATTAGGGGCGACTCCGGCCAATAAATAATGCCCCACACTTGCACAGTGGGAGACGACCAGGGGCGAGCATCGTTTGGCCTCCTTCCTTTGAAAAATTCGAGCAAATCGTCTTCTCTTTTCATCTTGTGTTTTCTTTTTCAGAGCAATAAAATGGAATGGCAAATCGTGGATCCGTGTTTGGTGTTCGTACACCGTGACAAGATTGGTAGTTCGATCGTTGTGTCGTTTCGTGCTGTGCAGGGGGGAGGGTAGATAGATAGacggctagctagctagctgcctgCACGCACGTACGCCGGTGACCGGTGTGGCCGACCGATCTCGCGGCGACCGGCGGTGCTGGGGCGGGGCTAGAATCCGAGCAAAAATGTCAAGCGTCGCTCGGTTCCGTCGGCGCTGTTGCTGCCGCTTCGTAGACCATGCGTACATGCTGTACGCTCGGGGTTCCGTAGACAACTGCACACGGCCGGGGGCGTACCTGTACCTGTCACGTATAGCTGCACGGGGTAGATTTCACACGGCGGCGCGGAGACCGGAGCGCCCTGCCGCCAGGTGTGCGGATTGGACAGTGCGCGTGGACATTGGCATGCGGTGATGCGGATGGGAGAGGAGGCAACGGGTTCGCTGTCCCCGCGGTCGAGGAAACTGCTACGCTGATCTGGTGTACGTGGATCTCTTCATAGCATCTGTTGGGGATCTTTTTTGGTGTTGTTGTGAGATCGTTTGACCGAGGGGGCGCTCAGAACTCAAAAGTGGCGGTGGTTTTGAGATGAACAAGTACCGAACATTTCCGGGAGAAATTGAATTAGGACTTTCTCTTGTATAAGTGCATTTTCAAGCGAGCACCAATTCTTGGGCCACCGGTGCTATTGCTACTCTCATCCCAACTCGCTCTTCGTGATACGAAGCCCTTCGCTTATATAAACCTATGCTTCCGGAAATCATCCACGTATTCTTATTAGTTTAAACTTTCATGGTTTTTTTTCTCAGAACAACTTGTATTTGTTATGTTCGCTTTTCAACTATTGCGACGTCCTCATAAGAGTAGGTCAATTGGCACAATTTTAGCTTTTGATGCAAAAACTGTTTAGCATATCTTACTAGGCTCTCACGTAAAGCCACCTAGAATCTTACGTGAATGCTAAAAAAGATTGAGAAATCGTAGAAATTCTTACAAAACTAGAAACATTCGGCCATCAATCcgacaactctaatcataatagtTATTGGATCTATTATATTTCctaataaattacccacctgtgcaattataaaaatagactaaagtaaccctctaaatatgtatctaaattacccacctctgctattataaaaaaatctaaagtaaCCCCTTAATCTTCGTGTAAATTACCCATTATAACAATAATGCAAATAATCCCATAAATTTGTAcataaattatccaattattaaagttaaagtaacccttaaatctgaatttaaattatataattataataaaatattaaagtgcaccaatatagAATTCTAtattactatttctatcattattaatatattattcatgttattgtttatataaaaatactacccacGATATATGAAccatgtattcatgtatgatggaatcaataagaataccaattcataaacaaatggttcaattaaatatacaTTAAACACACATGGAGGTGTGAtacaaaataaaatctattgcaactagataataataaatatatatttttgagTATGTGTTAGATATTTAAAAGATGAAAGTGGATGTGAGATAGATAATCATAATTATTAgttataaattttatttttgtgTTAGTTATAATTAGCTTGTGCGGGAGCACAGGTTGATAGACTAGTAATTATAAATTGGGAGTTACGAAAGTTCGTTACATGAAGTGTAAAAGAACTAAAAGATCACCACCGGAACTATGTAAACTTGCTTAGGGGCATATCCTATCCTCATCGCCATCCAAGCCGCGCCAACATTTGTGCTGAATTCGGTTTGGTTTTCCATGTGCTCAAATCAAAACCCACCGATCCCCACCTGAGTACCTGATGTGCACCGAGAGAGCTGCCCTTTACGCGCATCCACACTAGCTGAGTATAGCTGGCTCGTATTTTCTACTCTCGAATCAGTAGCCCTGCTTCTTTTCAAGCCAGGCCCACATCTGCGCGCGGCGAGCGCGTGCTCGGCGAGCTCTTCTTCACCTCGGTGGTGCGGTGCCAGTGCGAGTGAGCTAGCCGGGGGCCAGGGGAGCGATGGAGTCAACAGGTCAAACTCCCCCCAACCCGTGTACGCCAGCCGATCCATTGATTAGCCGTTAATCCCAGCGATTAACCCACCACGCCACCCAATCGGAGAATGTCTTAATACCCCCTGATTAACCCCAGCACCCCCTAAACTTTTGGCTTTAAAAGGGAAAGAAATCAAAAGGGATAAACTAATCTCCCTGGTTGCGGCGTGCTCCCCCACATGCCTCTTTTCTTTCCCAAGTCCACCCAGCAGCCTACCTCCCCTCGTCCTGGCCGGCTCCGTCTATATAAGCcccgcctccctcctctcccgcCCACTTCATCGCCttactcttcttcttccttctcccgCCTTCTCCATCCTCCCAGCAGCAGCTGCTGACACCTCTTCAAACTCCAATCCTACTCCCACACACTGCTGGTCCAGCTCGCGCGCGAGCTACAGCAGCGATTTCCCTCTGTTCTCCGGTTttgatcgatcgatcgaccAGCTGTAAGGTCAGGAGGAGTGattgtgtgtgtgagagagaatCTGATGGATATGACGCACGAGAGAGACGCGAGCAGCGAGGAGGAGGTGAtggccggcgagctccggcgcgGGCCGTGGACGGTGGAGGAGGACCTCCTGCTGGTCAACTACGTCGCCTCGCACGGCGAGGGCCGCTGGAATTCGCTCGCCCGATCAGCAGGTGGGATACATGCTCCACGTATGATCCACTTATGGATCGATTACTTGTCAGAACTGCATCGCTAATTAGTACAGGCACAATTCATGTGTTCTATATTTCTATCACATCACCCACCGATCACCAGATGCTTGCCTATCGCGCGCCTCCGATCCTCTCCGCGTTGCCGTACAGGCCTGGGGCTTGACAAAGATGTCACTTTGCATCTACATGCTAATATGGAAACAGATAGCTGCCTAGCTATGAGCCTAGCAGCCATCCAGCTAACGAGAGCCTACAGTGAGCGAGAAAGGAAGAGAATTTTTAGTGGTTAGCATCATTCCCGGCCATAGGGATATTTACATATAGTCCCCTCCATTACATCATGCATCTTGTCATCACATACCCCCATGTCTGTCGTCTCATCTGCACATAACTAATTACCCCGGCCGGGCAGCAATGGCGTGACGTGACCCGTGGATTAATCTTCGTGTGTTCCTGTCATGCAGGGCTGAAGCGCACCGGCAAGAGCTGCcgcctccggtggctcaactaCCTGCGCCCCGACCTCCGGCGCGGCAACATCACGCCGCAGGAGCAGCTGCTCATCCTCGAGCTGCACTCGCGCTGGGGCAACCGCTGGTCCAAGATCGCGCAGCACCTCCCCGGCCGCACCGACAACGAGATCAAGAACTACTGGCGCACGCGCGTGCAGAAGCACGCCAAGCAGCTCAAGTGCGACGTCAACAGCCAGCAGTTCAAGGACGTCATGCGCTACCTCTGGATGCCCCGCCTCGTCGAGCGCATCCAGGCCGCCGCGGCCAGCGgcgccggggcggcggggcagcaGGCCGGCGCCGCGGACACGCCGCTGTCCTCGTCGTGGCAGCACGGCGCCGACGACGGCCTCTACGCGTCGCCTGAGCTGCCCACCGACGCCTGCTGGCCCGCGGAGTACTACGGCACGGCCGCCGGTGATCATCCGCTGCTGAACAACCCCGCCGTCCCGGAGCTGTCGAGCACCACGGCCGGGTCGTCATCTCCGTCCTCGGACTCCGGCGCGGGGGCGCAGCCCTGGCTTGCGCCCGTGGGTGGAGCGGAGTGGTTCACCACCGCCTGCGatgcctccagcgccgccgtcgccatgAACGACACCGTCCTGGCCGGTCAGCAACAGCAGCTGCCGTGCCTGCTCGGGGAGACGTGGACGTCCTCCGAGCTCCCGGAGCTCGGCGTCGCGGACTTCGAGATCGGCAGCTTCGACGTGGAGAGCATCTGGAGCATGGACGACAACTTGTGGTACACGCAGACGCAGGGCGTGTGAACTGAAGCCAGCACGGCGGCATGGAGCTCCACGCCTCCACGGCATCGGCGGTGGACACATGCGCCTGCGCGTTGGATACAATCAGCCGCCGGGGACGCCCAGCGCAGAGCAGAGCTAGCTGAGAAACGGATTAGAAGAAGGAGGGAGATTATTTGGAGGAatagaagacgacgacgacgacgactaaTCTTTGTTAGGCTCAAGATGCAGTTCTTGGCCTCTTGCCTCCGGGACTATTCCACTCCAGTTCTACCTCGTTTCttattaattttattttcttgtttaGATCCCCTAGAGGCTAGGGTATATACGcaaaaaaaggagagagaaaacCGTAGCTGTTGCAGTGTATGTGTCAAGTGTTTGTACGTGGCCCGTCTAATTTTACTCATTCTTTTTGAGTAAATACATATTATATATGAAGCTGAAGTTACTGAACTATCTGAACTGGAGTTACCGAACTCCTTTTGGGGGGGAACGAAGTTACTGGACTGGACTGATACTAGAATTGCACAGCTTCTAGAAGCGGTAACAAAAGcacaaaagaaaaaggaagctCCGACGTCAAGTCGAAGTCGTCTACAAGTActactcgagggtccagcataCGTACGCCCCGGCCGAATTCTCGCCGCTAATTGTGATCCTCATGCGCGCCTGCCTCTCAGAGTCTCAGTGGCGATCGATGaattcctctttttttttcctttcggTTTCTGTTGCTGTGGTTGGTTTAGTTATCATCATGATTAtaccgacggcgacggcgacggcgactgGCGATCCCATTTGTTTATGCCGACATGGGTGTGTGCGTTTACGCCTGGGATTATGATCGATGATCAGGGCGGATCTGTGGAGTCTTTGCCAGCCGTCGCGTGAGCGCCAACAGTTCCCGGATCGATCGACGTGAGCTGCAGGCCCGCGGCATTACACATGTTGCTCCCGCAACTGGTCAGGACTGGAAGATGAGCTCTCGGTCGCGGAGCACACTGGCAAGTTAGTAATTCGTATTATAGCAACTGGCTAAGCAGATTATTACTAGTTAGCAGAGCAAAAGGGCGATGAGTTTGAAGTGGATGCCGAGGAGATATGCTTTAAAATGGCAGCACTAGCGACCTGGGGCACGCGCATGGCTGATCGACGACGAGGCGAGCGCCTtactgcagcagcaacagcagcgacGCCAACGCTGCTGCTGCTTTGCATGGAGATGCAGCTGCGGCGCGGGCCCCCGCTCCTCGTCGGATGATCGAATGATGGATAGGAAAAGCGCACAAGTGAAAAGAGGCGGGGCCAGGCCGGGCCGCCGGGCATGTTGCTCCGGCTTCGATATCTCTTTCAGGGCCGGCGGCCAGGGTCCAGCAGCGGCCACGTTTTTCTACCTTCCGGGGGCCTATTTTCACACCGTATTTTTTATTTCCCCCCTCCTTTTctgagggagggaaaagaaaagaaaaacacgTCGTAAAGGCGGGCGTCGCCTGGGAAAAGCGCCCCGCGCGCGATTGTCGTGCCCCGGCCGACCTAAGCCGAGCTCCCTCCACTCGCAACTGTCAGCTCTGTTCCCGTCCACGATTTCCCGATATTCCCCCCCCTGCTCCCCGATGCAGATGCAGAGGCGGCACCTGCACCTGCTGATTGTTGAACCGGTAAAACAGGGGGCACGCAGTCCCTCTCCTGATGCCGCTGAGGAGGCAGGGCAGCACTACGCCGCCGCGGGGAGGAAGACTCGGTGCTGCGGCGGACTAGTACGTATCTACGCGGGCGcggtggatggatggatggatagaTACGGGGACCCGTACGGGAGCAGAAgatccgcgccgccgccgccgccgcggtgaTGATGGATGTATCGGCTGGCGAGCACGACGCGGCGGTGCGGCGCGCGGGCCCTCGCGCGCGCTGAGCCACGTCGGTCACGCGCGGGTCAAGCAGCCACAGCAAGCGCGCGCGCGACGGGGGCCGGAGGCCAACTGGGCAACTGGCCCGGCCACCCAGACCGGCCGCGCGCGGCGGTTGTGTGAACGGGTCAACGGCGCGGCCCGGTGGGCGAGGACTCGCGGAAGACCCTCGTGCCGATATGCATGGCCATGGGGACGGGGCGCCCTTTTCACACCCGGCGCGTGCGTGCcgggagggtttccccgggttccTACTGGCCGGCCGCCCTCGCTCGCCTCGTCCGGGCGGCCTCTCGTGGACGCCAACATCGGCCGCCACCGCCAAGTGCTCCTGCTCCGCTTCTGCCCAGTGGCTGGTGGCGGTGCTCGCCGGCTGAACCTGAACTACGCCGCCTCAGCTGTAGGCTGTAGCCTGCACTTGCACTGCATGTGTACGTACTGTAATACCGCACAGTACTGTGCATCTTGGTGAGGACTTTTTGGCGGTGCTTAAAAATGATGCTTTCAGTGCAGAGAGATTGCTCTGACGTAGACGCGGTCGTATAAGATTCGGTTATCTTACCCGCTTGCCTTTAATTTAGTCCCTATGCGTCAAACAGGCTCGTCTATAAGGCAACCTTGACTCTCCAGCTAATGAAACAAGGGTCTGATTCCCACTTATCGCTGTTCGATCGATCAAGTGGCCATGTTCTGTGGTTAATTTCTGCGACTAGTTAATTTAATCTGTCTCTTATCAAAttaaaaacaaaagaaaataaATGAGTGATTAGAACCCGTGATCTATTGGTTGCGATCACGAGCGAGGCGCCCCATAATCCAACCGAGATCGCGCCACTCAACTGCGTCCACAAACTCAGAAAACCGCTGGCATTACGACCAACTAGCTAGCAATGATAGGTTGGCTAGTGTAGGATTGGACAAAAAACTACAAGAGGCAGCAATGATAGGGGTTCACTTCTTCAGGGTGACCGAAAGAGCCGAACAGATGGTAACTGAAAGCTCCGATTCCCTCTTCGTTCCTAAACACGGGATTCTGATTGGCTTAAGGTGGCATCA from Panicum hallii strain FIL2 chromosome 9, PHallii_v3.1, whole genome shotgun sequence includes:
- the LOC112872541 gene encoding transcription factor MYB2-like yields the protein MDMTHERDASSEEEVMAGELRRGPWTVEEDLLLVNYVASHGEGRWNSLARSAGLKRTGKSCRLRWLNYLRPDLRRGNITPQEQLLILELHSRWGNRWSKIAQHLPGRTDNEIKNYWRTRVQKHAKQLKCDVNSQQFKDVMRYLWMPRLVERIQAAAASGAGAAGQQAGAADTPLSSSWQHGADDGLYASPELPTDACWPAEYYGTAAGDHPLLNNPAVPELSSTTAGSSSPSSDSGAGAQPWLAPVGGAEWFTTACDASSAAVAMNDTVLAGQQQQLPCLLGETWTSSELPELGVADFEIGSFDVESIWSMDDNLWYTQTQGV